In Streptomyces avermitilis MA-4680 = NBRC 14893, the genomic window GATCGGCGAGATGGAAGACGACCAGGAGACTGAAACCTGCACCAAGGACGCCCTGCGCACGCGATGGCAACGCAAGGCCGCCCCACCCGCTCCTGTCGTCCGGGCCTGTCGCGCATGTGAAGCGCCGATCCTCTCGGGGCCGGCGCACAAGCCCTGCTGCTCGAAAGAGTGCAGCTACTGGGCCTACATGAACCGACGACGCGATCGTGGCCTGCCGCGGTCAGTCGCTGTCGCTCCTCCACGCCAGCAGCCCGCCGACTGCCTGGTCTGCGGAATCCTGCTTCCCGAACGGAGGTCCCAGAGTCGCCTGACGTGCTCGGCTTCCTGCCGGATGAAACGCTACCGAGCACGGAGGAAGGAACGGCTCGGCATATCGCCTGACCAATGCATCAAGCTTCCATCTTTCGCAGAGCATCGACGATAATCGGGTCGAAGCGATCCGGGCTGCGGACAACGTCATCTTCACCTTCGTTGAGGACTTTTATTTCCGCTGCTTGTCCAGGTCGGCGCCAAATTCCCCGAATCTCCCAGAATGCGGCTTCGCCGTCTGTCATTATGACAGACACGGACACCTCTTTCGATTCCTCGCCTTGCTCGCCTTCTCTAATCACCCACTCCCTAGCTCCATGGCGGAACGCTCCTGCCACATGCACACCCCAGTTCCCCACACCATGATTCTTGACGGCGTGCTCCACGGCCTTGGAGACGGCGCTCTGCACTTCATCGTCCTGTGCTCGATAGAGGAGAGTCATTGCACCTCCCACTCGCTTTGGTGTTGCACGGCTCTAGCGGGCACGCCCTCCGAAAGAAGGAATTCAATCCCCCCGGCCTCATGGAGCCGCGGTCCGCGAATCACGGGAACCTCTTGCGGATCAATGAGTGCCACGTACTTGCGTAGCTTTTTGGGTTGCGGAAGCTGTAGTAGGCGAGCGGCATCCTCTGGGCTGTAGGGGGTGATTGTCGCATAAACTTCACCCTCCATCCCCTTCCGAAAGTCCCTCTCCTCGCCCGGGAATAGATAGGTGACAAGTAGGCGCCCCCGCAGAATCTCGGGATCTAGCGGTGGAATCTTCCGCAAGTCTTCCTCGTGACTTATCGCGTCTCGCAACATGTACTTGTCCAGCCTCGTTGCGAGATGGCCACACGACCCCATGACGTTCACATCCTCTCGCCACCTCTTCCATGGTGCGGGGGCGCAGAGGTACGCGCCATGCGTAGCGGCTGTCCGACTTCCCTGGCAAACGGTCCAAGTTCGGTGTCAGAGGACACGGAGGCGCGCAGCTCCCCGTGATGTCACAGGGTTACAGATCGCCTCCCGGAAACGCGTCTGCCTGGGGAAACGGCCTCATAGGCTCACAGGTAAACAGGGTGAACCGGGCATTTCTGGCTTCAGCCCTCACAGGGCTTGTCACATCGAACGCCAGCTGGTCGACGCCGGCGCCCAGCGCGAGGTGGGTGAGTTCGGTGAGCAGTGCGGCGTGGGCGAGCAGATGCGTGGCGAGCAGATGCGTCGGCAGCAGATCGGCGGCGGCTGCGCGGGCGGCCGGATCCGCGTAGTGCCCGCGGTGCGCGGCCAGGACGTGGGCGAGCCACGCGTCGACGTCCTTCTGCACGTACAAGCCGGTCCGCCGGGTGAGTTCGTCCCGGGCGGCTTCGTCGCCCTCGCGGGGCTCGGTCTGCTCCAGCGTGCCGAGCTCGCGCAGCGCCTGGAGCTCACCGGCGCGGGCCCGACCCGGGCGGCTTCGCGCAGCTCGGCTTCCCGGGCGGCGGCGGCCGCGGCTTTGGCGGCGAGCTCCTCCTGGACGCGCGGGTCGGCGTCCGGGTCGTAGACGGTGTTCGGGGCCGCGTCGGCGAGCAGCTGGTCGATGCGCTCCCACTCAGCGAGCTCCGCCCGGCCGCGTTCGTCGTCGGCGAGGTGCTCGTGCCGCGCGTCGAACCGGGCGTCCTCGAGGGCCTGCGCGACGGC contains:
- a CDS encoding transposase, with the protein product MSASTPARAAPMLSPDVSYGIATQTLPNGYCGLPVQKTCPHANACLTCPVFLTGPEFLPELREQRTRTLTLIDNAKSCGHSRMTEMNQQVADNLDRMIGEMEDDQETETCTKDALRTRWQRKAAPPAPVVRACRACEAPILSGPAHKPCCSKECSYWAYMNRRRDRGLPRSVAVAPPRQQPADCLVCGILLPERRSQSRLTCSASCRMKRYRARRKERLGISPDQCIKLPSFAEHRR